The sequence below is a genomic window from Pseudomonas cannabina.
GCAAGCGGCGAAAACGCAGCAAGGTGGTGGCATCCGGTGCAGACTCGCGACCCAGGTCGATACTCATAAAACCGCGGATGGCCTGGCTGTCGTAGACGGCATCTTCGCAACCTTCATCGGAGAAACCGAAACACTGCTGCACGACGTACATGCGCAACATGCGCGACACCCCTATCGCAGGGCGTCCGCGCTTGCCTGCGGTGTTGCTATAAAACGGCGCCACTTGCGCCTCCAGCAGGGCCCAGGGCACCAACTGTTCAAGGTCAGCCAGGAAGCGATCTCGGCGAGTCTGCTTTTTCTTGCCGGTATATTCGAGTTCGGAGAAGGTCTTCTGCACGCGCGTAACGCTCACGGAGAGGGAGGCTGTTGAAGGAACTTAGTGTGCCAAGGGTGGGGACAGTTGGCTATTTTTGCAGCGCCTCCTTAGCGGCTTGGTGGTTACCACCTTGGTTACCTCCGTGGTAGCCATTACGCCAAACGTTGACAATTGTTGACATATCGCTCGATCTCATAGCATGCCAAAGCTACGTTAGGCCTCATTCATGGGGTGTTTCGCGAATGAATGGTCATTCAACCATTGGAAACAGCTGCAAAAGCGTGGATACCAAGCTGGATACCAGTGCGAGCTGCTTATGTGAATCTGGCCGCGAGCTTCGCATCGACCTCTTGAATGTCAGGTTTTGTCAGGTTCCGCGCGCGGGAAATCGATCTTGACGGACGGTGCTGATCAGGCCTTGGGCTTAGCTGGGTCAACCTGGTGCGACGGAGATATTTGAGTGGCCGGCTCTCGGCTAGATCCTGCGCCAACGTTGCTGCGCACGGTGTGCATGTCGCCACATTCCTTGGCGGCCTGCTCCAGCAACTTCGCTGCTTGAGCAAGATGCCCACGCTCCTCAGCATTCTCCACCATTCGCCCGAGCGCACGCAGGCGATAGGCCCGATTCGCTACTGGAACCTCTGCAATAGCTTCGCGAAAGTTAGCCCGGGTGTCTTCAAATAATGTCACCCAGCGCTTAGCCAGCCCCTTGCTAGAGCGCTTGGTCGGGTCGTTAATCTCGACCTGCTGGCGGGACACAGTCACCCCGAAATTAGTCTTTACGGCCTCAGCGACCTGCGAGGGCGAATCGAAACAAGCCAGCGCCTGGACGATAAAGGTTTTGATTTCGGGAGTCAGCGCGGCCATAGGGTCGATTCTGTCTAGGTTCTGTCAAGAATTGACCGCATGGTCTCGCA
It includes:
- a CDS encoding DUF2280 domain-containing protein, whose translation is MAALTPEIKTFIVQALACFDSPSQVAEAVKTNFGVTVSRQQVEINDPTKRSSKGLAKRWVTLFEDTRANFREAIAEVPVANRAYRLRALGRMVENAEERGHLAQAAKLLEQAAKECGDMHTVRSNVGAGSSREPATQISPSHQVDPAKPKA